A region of Sulfuricella denitrificans skB26 DNA encodes the following proteins:
- a CDS encoding ribonucleotide-diphosphate reductase subunit beta has product MPQDTPQPAEPVSAALTGIHDTRRIKAEDKRIINGDADVNQLVPFKYNWAWQKYLDACANHWMPQEVNMNRDIALWKDPNGLTDDERRIVLRNLGFFTTADSLAANNIVLGTYRHITAPECRQYLLRQAFEEAIHTHAYQYIVESLGLDEGEIFNMYHEVPSIRDKDEFLIPFIDTLCNPNFKTGTPEDDQKLLRSIIVFACIMEGIFFYVGFVQILALGRMNKMVGAAEQYQYILRDESMHLNFGVDLINQIKMENPHLWTPEFRVEIAGLIKKAVELEYAYAEDTMPRGVLGMNASMFKEYLRFIANRRCQQIGIDQLYPGAENPFPWMSEMMDLKKEKNFFETRVTEYQSGGALSWD; this is encoded by the coding sequence ATGCCACAAGACACGCCACAACCCGCCGAGCCCGTTTCCGCTGCCCTCACCGGCATCCACGACACCCGCCGCATCAAGGCCGAAGATAAGCGCATCATCAACGGCGACGCCGACGTTAACCAGCTGGTGCCGTTCAAGTACAACTGGGCCTGGCAGAAATACCTGGATGCCTGCGCCAACCACTGGATGCCGCAGGAAGTGAATATGAACCGCGACATCGCGCTGTGGAAAGACCCCAACGGTCTGACCGACGACGAGCGCCGCATCGTCCTGCGCAACCTCGGCTTCTTTACCACTGCCGACAGCCTCGCCGCCAACAACATCGTGCTCGGCACCTACCGCCACATCACCGCGCCGGAATGCCGTCAATACTTGCTGCGCCAGGCATTTGAGGAGGCCATCCACACCCACGCCTACCAGTACATCGTAGAAAGCCTGGGCCTGGACGAGGGCGAAATCTTCAACATGTACCACGAGGTGCCGTCGATCCGCGACAAGGACGAGTTCCTGATTCCGTTCATCGACACTCTGTGCAACCCGAACTTCAAGACCGGCACGCCGGAAGACGACCAGAAACTGCTGCGCTCGATCATCGTCTTTGCCTGCATCATGGAAGGCATCTTCTTCTATGTCGGTTTCGTGCAGATCCTGGCGTTGGGCCGGATGAACAAGATGGTGGGCGCCGCCGAGCAGTACCAGTACATCCTGCGCGACGAGTCCATGCACCTGAACTTCGGCGTCGATCTGATCAACCAGATCAAGATGGAAAACCCGCATCTGTGGACGCCGGAATTCCGTGTCGAGATCGCCGGCCTGATCAAGAAGGCTGTGGAACTGGAATACGCCTATGCCGAAGACACCATGCCGCGCGGCGTGCTCGGCATGAATGCCTCGATGTTCAAGGAATACCTGCGCTTCATCGCCAACCGTCGTTGCCAGCAGATCGGGATCGACCAGCTTTATCCGGGGGCGGAAAATCCATTCCCGTGGATGAGTGAGATGATGGATTTGAAGAAGGAGAAGAACTTCTTTGAGACTCGGGTTACCGAGTATCAATCTGGGGGGGCTTTGAGCTGGGATTAA
- a CDS encoding ribonucleoside-diphosphate reductase subunit alpha has protein sequence MQLATDSVSPSPFAASNFGSGEAVTGTESLYTQYRIIRRNGSVVGFEPAKISIALTKAFIAVNGGQGAASARVREVVAALTESVVSALMRRQPNGGTFHIEDIQDQVELALMRSGEHDVARSYVLYREQRTQERARQKLEQPAAAPHVINVIENGQTSPLDMAHLNALLQSACAGLGEAVTPQPILEHTLRNLYDGVPIEEVGKAAILSARTLIEKEPAYSYVTARLLLDTIRKEVLGETTSQANMETRYAEYFPDFIKQGIEAERLDERLAQFDLKRMGAALVASRDLQFGYLSLQTLYDRYFLHIDERRIELPQAFFMRVAMGLSLNEIDRETRAIEFYNVLSSFDFMSSTPTLFNSGTRRSQLSSCYLTTVSDDLDGIYEAIKENALLSKFAGGLGNDWSRVRALGSHIKGTNGKSQGVVPFLKVVNDTAVAVNQGGKRKGAVCAYLETWHLDIEEFMELRKNTGDDRRRTHDMNTCNWIPDLFMKRVMEAGDWTLFSPNDVPDLHDLFGKAFEEAYTAYEAKAERGEIKLHKKVPALQLWRKMLTMLFETGHPWITFKDPCNIRSPQQHVGTVHSSNLCTEITLNTNEHEIAVCNLGSVNLVAHLKDGVLDTAKLQRTVRTAMRMLDNVIDINYYAVAKARNANLKHRPVGMGIMGFQDCLHALRVPYASQPAVEFADRSMEAVAYYAYMASTELAEERGRYATFTGSLWDRGILPHESNALVKEARGGYLELDESVTLDWEALRARIQQFGMRNSNCLAIAPTATIANIVGVSASIEPTYQNLYVKSNLSGEFTVVNDYLVEDLKAAGLWDEVMISDLKYFDGTLAKIDRIPAELRQLYATAFEVDPSWLIEAAARRQKWIDQAQSLNIYIGSPSGKKLDETYKLAWLRGLKTTYYLRSLGATHAEKSTSKAGALNAVPVDGGIVAETQFCSIDNPECEACQ, from the coding sequence ATGCAGCTTGCTACCGATTCCGTTTCACCTTCCCCTTTTGCAGCATCGAACTTCGGTTCCGGCGAAGCCGTGACGGGGACTGAATCCCTTTATACCCAATACCGGATCATCCGCCGTAACGGCTCGGTGGTCGGTTTCGAGCCCGCCAAAATCTCGATTGCACTGACCAAGGCGTTCATCGCTGTCAACGGCGGCCAGGGCGCGGCTTCTGCGCGTGTTCGCGAGGTCGTCGCCGCGCTGACCGAGAGCGTGGTGTCTGCCCTGATGCGCCGCCAGCCTAACGGCGGTACGTTCCATATCGAAGATATCCAGGACCAGGTCGAACTGGCGCTGATGCGCTCCGGCGAACACGACGTCGCCCGTTCCTACGTGCTGTACCGCGAGCAGCGCACCCAGGAGCGCGCCCGGCAGAAGCTGGAGCAGCCCGCTGCCGCGCCGCATGTCATCAACGTCATAGAAAATGGCCAGACCTCCCCGCTCGACATGGCGCACCTCAACGCGCTGCTGCAATCGGCCTGCGCCGGACTGGGCGAGGCCGTTACGCCGCAGCCTATCCTCGAACATACCCTGAGGAATCTGTACGACGGCGTGCCGATCGAGGAAGTGGGCAAGGCGGCCATCCTCTCCGCCCGTACCCTGATCGAGAAAGAACCGGCCTACAGCTACGTCACCGCGCGCCTGCTGCTCGACACCATCCGCAAGGAAGTGCTGGGCGAGACTACCAGCCAGGCCAACATGGAGACCCGTTACGCCGAGTATTTCCCCGACTTCATCAAGCAGGGTATCGAAGCCGAACGCCTCGACGAGCGTCTGGCGCAGTTCGACCTGAAGCGCATGGGCGCCGCACTGGTGGCATCGCGTGACCTGCAGTTCGGCTACCTCAGCCTGCAAACCCTGTACGACCGCTACTTCCTGCACATCGACGAGCGCCGCATCGAGCTGCCGCAGGCGTTCTTTATGCGTGTGGCGATGGGCCTTTCGCTCAACGAAATCGACCGCGAAACCCGCGCCATCGAGTTCTACAACGTGCTCTCCAGCTTCGACTTCATGAGCTCGACGCCGACCCTGTTCAACTCCGGTACACGTCGCTCGCAGCTTTCTTCCTGCTACCTGACCACGGTGAGCGACGACCTCGACGGCATCTACGAGGCGATCAAGGAAAACGCGCTGTTGTCCAAGTTCGCCGGCGGCCTCGGCAACGACTGGAGCCGGGTGCGCGCGCTGGGCAGCCATATCAAGGGCACCAACGGCAAATCCCAGGGCGTGGTGCCGTTCCTGAAAGTGGTCAACGACACCGCCGTGGCGGTGAACCAGGGCGGCAAGCGCAAGGGCGCGGTGTGCGCCTACCTGGAAACATGGCACCTCGACATTGAGGAATTCATGGAGCTGCGCAAGAATACCGGCGACGACCGCCGCCGCACCCACGACATGAATACCTGCAACTGGATTCCGGACCTGTTCATGAAGCGCGTGATGGAAGCCGGCGACTGGACCCTGTTCAGCCCGAACGACGTGCCCGACCTGCACGACCTGTTCGGCAAGGCGTTCGAAGAGGCTTACACCGCCTACGAAGCCAAGGCCGAGCGCGGCGAGATCAAGCTGCACAAGAAGGTTCCCGCCCTGCAGCTGTGGCGCAAGATGCTCACCATGCTGTTCGAAACCGGCCATCCCTGGATCACCTTCAAGGATCCGTGCAACATCCGCAGCCCGCAGCAGCATGTGGGCACGGTACACAGCTCCAACCTGTGCACCGAGATCACGCTCAACACCAACGAGCACGAAATCGCGGTGTGCAACCTGGGTTCGGTCAACCTGGTGGCGCATCTGAAAGATGGCGTGCTCGACACCGCCAAGCTGCAGCGCACCGTGCGCACCGCGATGCGCATGCTCGACAACGTCATCGACATCAACTACTACGCCGTGGCCAAGGCGCGCAACGCCAACCTCAAGCACCGCCCGGTAGGCATGGGCATCATGGGCTTCCAGGACTGCCTGCACGCCCTGCGCGTCCCCTACGCCAGCCAGCCTGCGGTCGAGTTCGCCGACCGCAGCATGGAAGCGGTGGCCTACTACGCCTACATGGCTTCCACCGAACTGGCCGAAGAGCGCGGCCGCTACGCTACTTTCACCGGTAGCCTGTGGGATCGCGGCATCCTGCCACACGAGTCCAACGCCCTGGTAAAAGAGGCGCGCGGCGGTTATCTGGAGCTGGACGAGTCCGTCACCCTGGACTGGGAAGCCCTGCGCGCCCGCATCCAGCAGTTCGGCATGCGCAACTCCAACTGCCTGGCGATCGCGCCGACCGCGACCATCGCCAACATCGTCGGGGTCTCCGCCAGCATCGAGCCGACTTACCAGAACCTGTACGTGAAATCCAACCTGTCCGGCGAATTCACCGTGGTTAACGATTACCTAGTGGAAGACCTGAAAGCGGCCGGGCTGTGGGACGAAGTGATGATCTCCGACCTCAAGTATTTCGATGGCACGCTGGCCAAGATCGACCGCATCCCGGCCGAACTGCGCCAGCTTTACGCCACCGCCTTCGAGGTCGACCCAAGCTGGCTGATCGAAGCCGCCGCCCGCCGCCAGAAGTGGATCGATCAGGCGCAGAGCCTGAACATCTACATCGGCTCGCCGTCCGGCAAGAAGCTCGATGAAACCTACAAGCTGGCGTGGCTGCGTGGCCTCAAGACCACCTACTACCTGCGTAGCCTGGGCGCCACCCACGCCGAGAAATCCACCTCCAAGGCCGGCGCACTGAACGCCGTGCCGGTGGACGGCGGGATAGTGGCGGAAACCCAGTTTTGTTCGATTGACAATCCTGAGTGTGAGGCATGCCAATGA